Genomic DNA from Alicyclobacillus fastidiosus:
CGCGACGTATACTGTAGCCACTAAGACGAAAGAGGTGCTACAGAGTGGAACAGTTCAATATCAATGCAATGCGTCAAGTGCATCAGGCGATGCTTACGGAATCCGCGAATAGCCGTCGGAGTAGTGCAGTCGTGAAACCTTCTGGGCACTTTTTCCGCAAGATGTGGAATACCCTCGCTGGACAGAAATGAGCGCATCGAGGTACGTGAATATCATTGCTAGTCAGGTTTAGGCAGCCCTTGAAGGTGAGGAATCCCCGGAATCCCTTCAGTTGGCTGCCATCTTCATTTCATACCACATACCATCCCAGTATTTGCTCCCTACTATCCCCTAGACAGAGGGACTCCAATGTGACAAAGGTTACACGTGGAGATCGGCGTGTTATACGAAAGCCTTTATACAAACGCCAAAATACCTTTATATCAATTCTACTTGTTGTTCATAAACGATTGATATCATGAAGTCGAACGTTGGGTAGGGTGACATACGTGGTCACCATGGTTGCAGACGTAGGTGGGGTCTGCGGCAAGGAATCATGTTCGGTCTCCATGGTCTACTTCGGGACGATTTGGCGCACGTGGGGCGTCCCCCAAGGATCGTCATCCGAAGACTCGGTTCCGGGGCTATCTATGCTACGTTCGATGACCTTCAGGGCTTCGCGACGACTTAAGCCGGACAGTTCTGGGTGGCTTTCTACATACGCCCTGACACTGGAAGGATTCGTCTTTGAATACTCTCGCAGCGCCCAGCCGATAGCCTTGCGGATGAAAAATTCTTTCGAACGCGAGCACTTCTCAATCGTATCGTAGAGGATGTTCTCATTCGTGCGCCCTTTCCAACCCAGTTGACACAAGATGGCCGTACGCTGCAGCCACATATTGTTTGCTGACAGCCATTTTGCGAGATAGGTAGTCATCTGTTCTGGAAACAAAGTGAAGTAATGTCCTACGAGGTGACTGGCGATGTCATCGACGGTGTCCCACCACGATTTGTGGGAGATCGTGTATTCCAACAACTCGATATGATACACGGAGAATCTGGTTTTGAATTTGTCTAAAATAGAGAGGCTAACGTATTGGTACTCGCGTTGCGGCATGTCCCAGAGCCGAAGGATCACGGCACGCAAATCATTGGCATCAGGGATCCCGATGTCATTGAATATCTGCCTCGTGAGTCGCCTCCGTTCAGGCGTACGAATGCCTAAGAACGGAAACTGATCTTTCATATACGCTTGCATGGGAACGGCATTGACTTCGTTTCTGTGCGGTTCCAGCATCGAGACGATCTGCTGGACATACGTTTCGGTGGTCAGGGGCCATCCATCCTTCTCTGTGAATGAACTCCACAACAATATGATTCGTCACCAAATCAATTGCCGTTGCAGTGAAACCTGGGTTGGGACAGTGTTTTACATCATGTCTGTCATGTCCATGATACGAAATGAATCGATGTATTGTACACGGTTCATTGAGACTCAAGACGAATGGGTCCTATAATTAGGTTGCTCGTACCTCTGTTGTAGTCTCCTCGCACACCTTCTCTCCAAGGCTATCTGTGCGAGGAGATATTACCTTCTGGGACAGTTCCAAAGACGATAAAAGGGGTCGGCGCAGCTGTGCGCCGACCTGGTAAGCATGAAGGGTATCACGCGGAATCACATTCCTAACGCTACCCTACCCACGCTTTCACTATAGGGCGATACACTCAAAATTCCGTTGAAAGTACCAACTCAGCAGTACTTTGATGTACTGATACGCTTCTTACGAAACCTAGATATGCAACAAACCACCCGTTCGGGGGGGTGGTTTGTTTTGGTACTAAGTTCTGTGTTCTCAATGGATAAGTAGCACGGGAATTTCGTGGACACAATCGATTATAGTTGCACCGTGTGATGTGAAGATGGAGATGTCATGGACATTGTGTGGAGATGTCATGGCGTCAAGAGGCGTCAGATGCCCCCATCGGAACACACCCGTTTTACCCGGTCGTCCTGCGGGGGTCACGCAGGTGCCCGGCGTTCATATCCTTGTGGGTAACTGTCAGATAGCCAACCAAGATCGCGATCGCGACGGTTAGAACCAGACTGACTAACCCTTTCCCGATGCCAAGTCCACCCGCACTGTGGGAGACTGAAATCCAGTCGGCAAATGAGGCGCCCACTGGGCGAGTCAGGATGTAAGCGAACCAAAATGCGAAAATTCCATTGAGGCGAAACAGTCGATACCCTAGCGCTGGGATCCCAATTAAGACGGTGAATAACACCCCGGAAGCGAAATAACCCAAGTGCATCGTCGTTGCCGTCATATCACCAGTCGCCGTGCCGAGTGCGAAGGTCGCCAATACGGTGGCCCAATAAAACATCTCGCGCTTTCTCGTAGTGATGCTATGTATTGACAACGTCTTTTCGATTGCGTACCAGGCTACGAAGATGACGGTCAATGCCAGAACAAAGAACGTCGTAGTCACGAAGTAAGGAATGCCGAATTCAACGTGCAGCGCATCGGCTGTCATGGTTCCGAATATACTGACCATCACGACGACCAGCCAGTAAACCCACGCGATGTACTTGCGTACGGATAATTGGAGAATGAGTGAGGCGACTAATCCTACTCCACCGAGTCCGACCGCAACAAATTGGTTGATATGATAGACCAAAAAGTCGGACGTCACTTCACCCATTCCGGTCGTGAGCACTTTTGTAATCCAGAAGTAGGCCGTGATCTCTGGCACCTTAACGAGCATTTGCCGCGTAGGCGATAACGATTGTTTCATGGGCTAATGGTTTCCTCCAATGATCCGTTTTTAGAAGTGGCCAATATTCGAGCGAAATACAGGCTAATGCCCTATATAGTATCGCGTCTTGAAGAGTAGTCGCCTATTACGCGGGCGTTGAGACAAGAGAGGTAGGTCTTTCGCGCAGGAAGGCTCACATACCATGCATGATACGTTCAAGATGTGAAATTCAGATGGAGAGAATGTGGTGATTTTATGGTGGTGTCGTGGCAGGGATAGTGCCCCCGGGGTGTACCGATAAGCGTATGGGGCATTACGATCCGGCAAATGGACACACCACGCTTACGCACTGACCAGGGTGTAGGCGTACTGACTTGGTTGACGACATTGGTCGTTGACCACATTGAACCAGGAGTGTGTCTTTGCCGCGCTGGATGTTGAGCGCTTGTCCAGGATGAAGTGTAAATATACGTGTTTTTTGTGTTGCGCGCCCATAGGTGAAGGTACCGATTTGTCCCCGCACCAGATGTATGATATGGGTCATGTAAATCTCCCCTTGTACCATTGATACAAGTAGCATACGGAAGAACGCGGTGGGAGGGCACGACGGTTGACCACATGATGGCAAACGAGGTGAAGGGCCAATCTGAAAAGTGAGAATTTGGGATGGACCCATACAGCGTATGGCACATCCTGCATAGGTCCTTTACATCCCCGAGATCAACCATAGGTGTCAGTTGGCATCTGTGAGTAGAGCCTTGTTAGCCACCTCTTTCTTCAACCTCTCGATGAACGTATCCAGAGCCATTTCGTGTAGGTCGCGCTGGCCGTACTTCCGAATGCTGACGATACGACCGGACCGTTCTTTTTCGCCAATGACAAGGGTGTAGGGAATCTTTTTGACTTGTGCCTCGCGAATTTTGTAGCCAATTTTCTCAGGGCGAGTGTCCAAATCCACACGGAAGCCAACGGATTGTAACTTCGATACCATGTCACGTGCATCGGCGACGAAGTCATCTGACATGGACGCGACACGCACTTGGACGGGCGCTAGCCAGAATGGGAACGCGCCGGAAAAGTGTTCTGTAAGAATGCCAATAAAGCGATCGACCGATCCAAAAATGGCTCGATGAATGACGACTGGACGCCGTCTTTGATTGTCCTCTGCGATATACTCCAATTCAAAGCGCTCTGGAAGCTGAAAATCTAATTGCACAGTTGCGCATTGCCACATCCGCCCAATTGCGTCTTGAATATGAAAGTCGATCTTAGGACCATAGAACGCTCCATCACCGGGATTGACATGATACTCTATGCCAGACTCGTCCAGTACGTTCTGCAGTGCACTTTCTGCCTGCTCCCATAACTCATCCGAACCGAGTGAGCCATCAGGGCGTGTGGATAGCTCGATCTGATACGAAAACCCAAACACACTGTAGATTTTGTCAATCAGATAGATGACTTCTTTTAGCTCACTTTCAATCTGATCCGGTCGACAGAAGAGGTGGGCATCGTCCTGTGTAAAGGAGCGCACGCGCATCATTCCGCCGAGTGTTCCGCTTAGTTCGTGTCGGTGCACATGTCCATATTCAGCAATGCGAATCGGGAGTTCTCGATATGAATGTTGTTGGTTCTTGTAGATCAGCATATGCCCAGGGCAGTTCATTGGCTTAAGTGCGAAATCATCCCCGTCCACTTGCGTAATGTACATGTTCTCCTTGTAGTGAGACCAGTGACCTGATTGCTCCCATAGGCGCTTGTTGAGGATGACGGGTGTCTTCACCTCGTTGTAGCCTTGAACGGATTGGAGAGAACGTTCGAAGTTCTCCAGTTCGTTCCGAATGTGCATCCCATTCTGTAGGAAGATAGGCATACCTGGTGCGTCTTCCGAGAACATAGACAGATCTAATTCTCGCCCTAATCGGCGATGATCGCGTCTCTTTGCCTCCTCCAAGAGGCGTAGATGTTCGTCGAGATCGGACTTTTTCGCAAAGGAGATAGCATACAATCGCGTGAGTTGCTCACGGGATGAATCCCCTCGCCAGTAGGCGCCCGCAATGGACGTGAGTTTGAAGGCTTTTACGCGTCCTGTTGACGGCAAGTGCGGTCCGCGGCACAGGTCGACAAACTCGCCTTGGCGATAGACCGTAATCGTGTCCGCTTGTGCCAATTCGTGAATGAGTTCTACTTTGAACCGCTGCGCGCGTTCCGAGAACAACTTGATTGCTTGGTCGCGTGATAGCACTTCGCGAATGATGGGGTAGTCCGCTTGAATAATCTGATTCATCTCGTGTTCGATCTTCGGCAGATCTTCAACGGTGAACGCGCAATCTGAGAAATCGTAGTAAAATCCGTTGTCGATCACGGGGCCGATAGCAAGTTTTGTCCCAGGGAAGAGACGGGCTACCGCTTGCGCCATGACGTGTGCATTGGTGTGGCGCATGACGTTGACACCCTCTAGGTCGCGGAGTGTAAGGATCTCCACTTGACCGCCTGGCACCACTTCACGGGCGAGATCCAGGCTGACGCCGTCAACTTTGACGGCAACAGCCTCTTTCGCGAGACGCGGACCCATGCCTGCCGCGAGTTGTGCATACGTAGTGCCAGCCACCACCGTTCTTGTTGATCCGTCCTTGAGTCGTATCATGCAGTCTGTCATCTCTAATCTCCCCTTTGCCAAGTGATGTGTCGCCTGTCGGTCAACGGTCCTCTCTCGTGACGAGTGACGCTCGAGTCTCTACGCATCGGGAACAACCGTATGAAGCAGCACGCAAAATAAAAAAAACGTTCTCATCCCTGTTACAGGGACGAGAACGTTGTTCCCGTGGTTCCACCCAAATTTAATGCAGATTTCCAAGACGGAATCTGGCATCCTCGTCGCGTATAACGTTCGCCCCGGTCTTGTTTCAGCACGCATCCTCAAGACAGCTTTGAAAGTGGTGTCCGCTATCGTCTGCGAGAATCGCTTTCAGCCGGGTGGCGATCCTTCTCTAGGGCACAGGTGCGAAAGTGGCGCGTCTTTCTGCATCGCCGATACCTTTATTATCCATGTATTGCGTTATACATTATCAACGGAGCATCGCGGTGTCAATGAGGAAATTGCGACCAACCTTTCGCGACACCACATATCAGCATGCTCGATACCGATGACGGCCATTTGGTCCCGTGCGAGACTGAACGTCAGGCTGTATGATCGTTGTTAGCACTACTGTACCTCATTGGCAGGCCAACCGAGCATACGGTTACCGTAGCT
This window encodes:
- a CDS encoding DNA alkylation repair protein gives rise to the protein MLWSSFTEKDGWPLTTETYVQQIVSMLEPHRNEVNAVPMQAYMKDQFPFLGIRTPERRRLTRQIFNDIGIPDANDLRAVILRLWDMPQREYQYVSLSILDKFKTRFSVYHIELLEYTISHKSWWDTVDDIASHLVGHYFTLFPEQMTTYLAKWLSANNMWLQRTAILCQLGWKGRTNENILYDTIEKCSRSKEFFIRKAIGWALREYSKTNPSSVRAYVESHPELSGLSRREALKVIERSIDSPGTESSDDDPWGTPHVRQIVPK
- the thrS gene encoding threonine--tRNA ligase is translated as MTDCMIRLKDGSTRTVVAGTTYAQLAAGMGPRLAKEAVAVKVDGVSLDLAREVVPGGQVEILTLRDLEGVNVMRHTNAHVMAQAVARLFPGTKLAIGPVIDNGFYYDFSDCAFTVEDLPKIEHEMNQIIQADYPIIREVLSRDQAIKLFSERAQRFKVELIHELAQADTITVYRQGEFVDLCRGPHLPSTGRVKAFKLTSIAGAYWRGDSSREQLTRLYAISFAKKSDLDEHLRLLEEAKRRDHRRLGRELDLSMFSEDAPGMPIFLQNGMHIRNELENFERSLQSVQGYNEVKTPVILNKRLWEQSGHWSHYKENMYITQVDGDDFALKPMNCPGHMLIYKNQQHSYRELPIRIAEYGHVHRHELSGTLGGMMRVRSFTQDDAHLFCRPDQIESELKEVIYLIDKIYSVFGFSYQIELSTRPDGSLGSDELWEQAESALQNVLDESGIEYHVNPGDGAFYGPKIDFHIQDAIGRMWQCATVQLDFQLPERFELEYIAEDNQRRRPVVIHRAIFGSVDRFIGILTEHFSGAFPFWLAPVQVRVASMSDDFVADARDMVSKLQSVGFRVDLDTRPEKIGYKIREAQVKKIPYTLVIGEKERSGRIVSIRKYGQRDLHEMALDTFIERLKKEVANKALLTDAN